The DNA segment TGCGATTTATCTCGACAGTGACGTAGAAACGGTACGCAAGATTATCCTTGAGTGGTACCTGTCACGCCTTGAAGCGATCAAGCCTGGCGTATCACAAAAAGATCCTAAAACTCGCCTACAAGAGTTCCTGCAAGGCAGAAGAAAACCGCTTCCTGTCTACACAGTGACTAATATTAAAGGTGAGGCACACAACCAAGAGTTTACGGTTTCGTGTGAAGTGGCAGGCATAGGACAGCCTGTTATCGGTAAAGGTACCAGTCGTCGCAAGGCTGAACAAGCGGCCGCTGAGACAGCATTAGGGCAATTGACCAATGGCTGATTCAACAGAAAATAACGAATTCGACATTGATGCGTTTTTCTCATCAACAGGCGAAACTTCGGCACCAGAAAACCAGCACTGTGGTTTCATTGCGATCGTAGGTCGCCCAAATGTCGGCAAATCCACGCTACTGAACAAGATCCTTGGGCAGAAGATTTCGATCACCTCTCGCAAGCCACAAACCACGCGTCACCGCATCATGGGTGTGGATACCGAGGGTGATTACCAAGCGATTTATGTCGACACTCCGGGGCTTCATATCGAAGAAAAGCGTGCCATCAACCGTTTGATGAACCGCGCTGCTAACTCGTCACTCAGTGATGTGAATCTTGTCTTCTTCCTTGTCGATGGTACACATTGGACCAACGATGATGAGATGGTACTGACCAAGTTGCAGAAGTCGAATTTCCCTGTTGTTTTGTGTGTCAACAAAGTCGACAACGTTGCAGATCGCAACGATGTGATGATGCACATGCACGAGATGGCAAAGAAGATGGACTTTGTTGATGTTGTGCCAATCTCAGCGAAACACGGTAAGAACATTGATGTATTGCGCAAGCACGTGCGTGATCACTTGCCTCTTGCTACGCATCACTTCCCAGAAGAGTATGTGACAGACCGCTCACAACGTTTTATGGCGTCAGAGATTTTGCGTGAAAAGCTGATGCGATTCACTGGTGATGAATTGCCATACTCAGTGACCGTTGAGATTGAACGCTTTGACTATAACCCAGAAACAGATGGCTTCCACATCAATGGTCTAATCCTTGTGGAACGTAATGGCCAGAAGAAGATGGTGATCGGTAAAGGCGGTGAGAAGATCAAAACCATTGGTCGTGAAGCTCGTCTTGATATGGAAGAGCTGTTTGGTCGTAAGGTTTACCTGGAAACTTGGGTAAAAGTGAAGTCGGGCTGGGCAGACGACGAGCGCGCACTTCGTTCGTTGGGTTATATCGACGATTTATAATTGCAGTGAGGCAGTGTGCTTCGCTCCGATTGATTGATAAAGGGAGCCTTATGGCTCCTTTTTTAGTGCATTTTCAGGATGGATAAATGAATGTCTGAGGGTTTACAGCGCTGCTTTGTGCTTCACCGTCGTCCTTACAGTGAATCGAGCCTTATCCTTGATGTGTTCAGCGAGGAACATGGGCGCATCACGTTGATGTCAAAGGGAGCACGCAGTAAGCGTTCTAACCTTAAAGGTGCACTGCAGCCGTTTACACCACTGCTTTTGAAGTGGTCTGGTAAAGGTTCAATGAAGACATTGCGTCAAGCTGAGCCTATCAGTTTAGGTCTACCTTTAACCGGGATTAACCTCTACTCTGCGATGTATGTAAACGAGCTAGTGGGTAGAGTGCTCGCGCCAGAAGTCGCCGTGCCTGCGTTGTTTCATGACTATTTACACGCGTTGACTGAATTGGCTCAAGCAGACAACCCAGAGCCAGCATTGCGCCGATTTGAACTCGCACTATTATCTGCGATGGGGTATGGCGTCGACTTCATGCATTGCGCGGGCACAGGAGAGCCCGTGGATCCTGATATGACTTATCGCTACCGAGAAGAGAAAGGGTTTATCGCCTCAGTGCGGCGCGATAATCTTACCTTCCTTGGTAATGAACTGATTGCGATCAGTGAGCGTAGATTTACGACAAAAGAACAACTTAAGGCGGCAAAGCGCTTTACACGTATAGCCTTAAAGCCGTATCTTGGCGGAAAACCATTAAAGAGCCGGGAACTGTTTATCTCAACACTTCCCAAAGCACGGAGAACAGGAAAATGAGCTCGATTTATTTAGGTGTTAATATTGATCATATTGCGACCCTTCGGAATGCCCGCGGAACCAAATACCCAGATCCAGTCCACGCAGCAGAGATTGCTGAACGCGCTGGTGCTGACGGTATTACTATTCACCTACGTGAAGATCGTCGCCATATCCTTGATCGTGACGTGCGTATCTTGCGTGAAACGATTCAAACTCGCATGAACCTGGAAATGGCCGTCACCGATGAGATGGTGGAGATTGCACTGCAAACTCAGCCTGAATATGTGTGTCTGGTACCTGAAAAACGTGAAGAG comes from the Vibrio astriarenae genome and includes:
- the recO gene encoding DNA repair protein RecO, yielding MSEGLQRCFVLHRRPYSESSLILDVFSEEHGRITLMSKGARSKRSNLKGALQPFTPLLLKWSGKGSMKTLRQAEPISLGLPLTGINLYSAMYVNELVGRVLAPEVAVPALFHDYLHALTELAQADNPEPALRRFELALLSAMGYGVDFMHCAGTGEPVDPDMTYRYREEKGFIASVRRDNLTFLGNELIAISERRFTTKEQLKAAKRFTRIALKPYLGGKPLKSRELFISTLPKARRTGK
- the era gene encoding GTPase Era, with translation MADSTENNEFDIDAFFSSTGETSAPENQHCGFIAIVGRPNVGKSTLLNKILGQKISITSRKPQTTRHRIMGVDTEGDYQAIYVDTPGLHIEEKRAINRLMNRAANSSLSDVNLVFFLVDGTHWTNDDEMVLTKLQKSNFPVVLCVNKVDNVADRNDVMMHMHEMAKKMDFVDVVPISAKHGKNIDVLRKHVRDHLPLATHHFPEEYVTDRSQRFMASEILREKLMRFTGDELPYSVTVEIERFDYNPETDGFHINGLILVERNGQKKMVIGKGGEKIKTIGREARLDMEELFGRKVYLETWVKVKSGWADDERALRSLGYIDDL